The following proteins come from a genomic window of Mycobacterium sp. DL:
- a CDS encoding WXG100 family type VII secretion target gives MTLVNADTPQLMAEAANFDRISGELQSVLAQVESTASALQVSLHSEGAGQAAQAALLRFHEASSQQIRLLTDISQNIHTSGTSYLNTDANNADDLASQMNI, from the coding sequence ATGACATTGGTGAATGCGGATACTCCGCAGTTAATGGCGGAGGCGGCGAACTTCGACCGGATCTCCGGCGAACTTCAGTCCGTCCTCGCCCAGGTCGAGTCGACTGCCTCGGCTCTCCAGGTGAGCCTGCACAGCGAAGGTGCGGGACAGGCGGCGCAGGCGGCGCTGCTCCGATTCCACGAGGCGTCCAGCCAGCAGATCCGGCTGCTCACCGACATTTCGCAGAACATCCACACCAGCGGTACCTCATACCTCAACACCGACGCGAACAACGCAGACGACCTCGCGTCGCAGATGAACATCTAG
- a CDS encoding WXG100 family type VII secretion target, whose protein sequence is MGQINYEFGAIEAGAGEIHAAVGRTNGLLDEGQGSLARLQGAWVGDGSMSYQAVQQRWDANSTELNLALTQLAQAVSNAGTTMGGTENAVIGTFT, encoded by the coding sequence GTGGGACAGATCAACTACGAGTTCGGGGCCATCGAGGCCGGCGCGGGCGAAATCCACGCCGCGGTGGGCCGTACCAACGGGCTTCTCGACGAAGGCCAAGGCTCGCTCGCGCGGCTGCAGGGTGCGTGGGTCGGCGACGGTTCGATGTCGTACCAGGCGGTGCAGCAGCGCTGGGACGCCAACTCGACGGAGCTCAACCTTGCGCTGACGCAGCTCGCGCAGGCAGTCAGCAACGCGGGTACCACGATGGGTGGCACCGAGAACGCAGTCATCGGAACCTTTACATAA
- the eccCa gene encoding type VII secretion protein EccCa: MTTRKFTPIIKRGPRLTPGEINVTPPDDLGVDIPPSGMQKALPWVLGGCMLGMIAIMIFSGVRQLSPYMLMMPLMMVMAAVGLVASGGSGGKKVPEINADRKEYLRYLAGLRTRVTSSAAAQVTFFNYHAPHPDDLSSIVGTHRQWSRASNADFYAATRIGIGSEPAVDRLLKPAVGGELAGPAGAPQAHLEPVSHMWVTKFLRTHGLIHDCPKLVQLRTFPTIAVGGDPDGAAGLLTSMICHLAVFHPPDLLQIRVLTDDPEDADWSWLKWLPHLQHQSDTDAAGTTRMVFTRPDGLSDLTARGPHTADAAPSGPYVVVIDLTGGRAGFPMDGRSGVTVITLGNHRGSAYRIRVDADGTADDRLPNQTFRLVASQVDSMTPGQAGRLARKLAGWSITGTIIDKSTRVQKKVATEWHEIVGAQTVEEVTPARWRMFTDTDHDRLRIPFGHELKTGDVMHLDIKEGAEFGAGPHGMLIGTTGSGKSEFLRTLILSLAATHHPDQINLLLTDFKGGSTFLGMEKLPHTAAVVTNMEEEAELVSRMGEVLTGELDRRQSILRQAGLQVGAAGALSGVAEYEKHRERGADLPPLPTLFVVVDEFAELLQNHPDFIQLFDRICRVGRSLRVHLLLATQSLNTGGTRIDKLEPNLTYRIALRTTSSAESKAVIGTPEAQYITNKESGVGFLRVGMEDPVKFQSVYTGNPYQPAVVAAGDADVAPRATDSGIRIHRFTAAPILDATVAQ; this comes from the coding sequence ATGACGACCCGCAAGTTCACCCCGATCATCAAGCGGGGACCTCGCCTGACCCCCGGTGAGATCAACGTGACTCCGCCCGACGATCTCGGTGTCGACATCCCGCCGTCTGGCATGCAGAAGGCACTGCCGTGGGTTCTGGGCGGATGCATGCTCGGCATGATCGCGATCATGATCTTCAGTGGTGTGCGCCAGCTTTCGCCGTACATGCTGATGATGCCGCTGATGATGGTGATGGCCGCCGTCGGCCTGGTGGCCAGCGGCGGCAGCGGCGGCAAGAAGGTGCCCGAGATCAATGCCGACCGCAAGGAGTACCTGCGCTACCTCGCCGGTCTGCGTACCCGGGTGACCTCCTCGGCTGCCGCGCAGGTGACGTTCTTCAACTACCACGCACCGCACCCGGATGATCTGTCGTCCATCGTCGGCACCCACCGGCAATGGTCGCGTGCGAGCAACGCCGACTTCTATGCGGCGACGCGAATCGGCATCGGGTCTGAACCTGCGGTCGACAGGCTGTTGAAACCTGCCGTCGGTGGTGAACTCGCGGGGCCCGCCGGCGCCCCGCAAGCGCACCTGGAACCGGTCAGTCACATGTGGGTGACGAAGTTCCTGCGCACCCACGGACTGATTCACGACTGTCCGAAGTTGGTGCAACTGAGGACATTTCCCACCATCGCCGTCGGGGGTGATCCCGATGGCGCGGCGGGGCTACTGACCTCGATGATCTGCCACCTCGCGGTGTTCCATCCGCCTGACCTGCTGCAGATCCGGGTGCTGACCGACGACCCCGAGGACGCGGACTGGTCGTGGCTGAAATGGCTGCCGCACCTGCAGCACCAGTCGGACACCGACGCGGCAGGCACCACGCGGATGGTCTTCACCCGCCCCGACGGGCTGAGCGACCTCACCGCGCGCGGCCCGCACACCGCGGACGCGGCACCCAGCGGTCCCTATGTGGTGGTCATCGACTTGACCGGCGGCAGAGCGGGATTCCCGATGGACGGCCGATCCGGCGTCACCGTCATCACGTTGGGTAACCACCGCGGCTCGGCGTACCGGATCCGGGTGGACGCGGACGGCACAGCCGACGACCGGTTGCCGAATCAGACGTTCCGACTGGTGGCCAGTCAGGTGGACAGCATGACACCGGGGCAGGCGGGTCGGCTGGCCCGCAAGCTGGCGGGCTGGTCGATCACCGGGACGATCATCGACAAGAGCACCCGGGTGCAGAAGAAGGTGGCCACCGAGTGGCACGAGATCGTCGGAGCGCAGACCGTCGAGGAGGTGACACCGGCACGCTGGCGGATGTTCACCGACACCGATCACGATCGGCTGAGGATTCCGTTCGGCCATGAGCTCAAGACCGGCGACGTCATGCATCTCGACATCAAGGAGGGAGCTGAGTTCGGCGCCGGGCCGCACGGCATGCTGATCGGCACCACCGGGTCGGGGAAGTCGGAGTTCCTTCGCACGCTGATACTTTCGCTCGCCGCCACCCACCACCCCGACCAGATCAATCTGCTGCTCACCGACTTCAAGGGTGGCTCGACGTTCCTCGGGATGGAGAAGCTGCCACATACCGCGGCCGTGGTGACCAACATGGAGGAGGAGGCCGAGTTGGTCAGCCGCATGGGCGAGGTGCTCACCGGTGAGCTCGACCGTCGCCAGTCGATCCTGCGACAGGCCGGTCTGCAGGTCGGCGCGGCCGGCGCACTGTCGGGAGTCGCCGAGTACGAGAAGCACCGCGAACGCGGCGCCGATCTTCCGCCCCTGCCCACACTGTTCGTGGTCGTCGACGAGTTCGCCGAGTTGCTGCAGAACCATCCCGACTTCATCCAGTTGTTCGACCGCATCTGCCGGGTGGGCCGGTCGCTGCGGGTGCACCTGCTGCTCGCCACGCAATCCCTCAACACCGGCGGCACCCGCATCGACAAGCTGGAACCCAACCTGACCTATCGGATCGCGTTACGCACCACCAGTTCCGCGGAATCCAAAGCCGTCATCGGCACGCCCGAGGCGCAGTACATCACCAACAAGGAAAGTGGCGTCGGCTTCCTGCGCGTCGGGATGGAGGACCCGGTGAAGTTCCAGAGTGTCTACACCGGGAATCCGTACCAACCGGCGGTGGTGGCCGCAGGCGACGCCGACGTCGCACCGCGCGCCACCGACAGCGGGATCCGCATCCACCGTTTCACCGCGGCCCCGATCCTCGACGCGACGGTGGCACAGTGA
- a CDS encoding PPE family protein, producing the protein MAGISIPLPPIWGAFPPEINTSRLMAGAGPAPMMQAAAGWEAFAISLETQADELAASLSSLAQMWQGQGSERAITASMPMVLWLRMLALQAQKRALQASAQATAYSAALTTTPPLPEIELNHVTNATLNATNFLGVNTVPIAVNEADYVRMWDQAAAVMSAYQAETSLNATFEPITPPKPIVIPGAAESAMAVGMAGAAPMMAGAAVRNATFLKVSGQGKFEEVNQKAGRAEQMAQQAANQGRSQTDPGQMMQQAPQQGMQMGMQMASQLGSTLAQAPQQMMQGVTQPFQALSQPLQQVSSMFGQMGGLGGNNGAQVGMLGATPFSNHPAIGGTGAAAGSGLVRAASLPGAGGTAARTPLMSNLVGKELAMSPVAVGAGAGPGVAAGGLAPVGAGGGGMGGPMGMLGQRGRSGGNKNGLNAPAPLEHDLNEDEEDDW; encoded by the coding sequence ATGGCTGGCATCTCGATTCCCCTTCCACCGATCTGGGGGGCGTTCCCCCCTGAGATCAACACGTCGCGCCTGATGGCCGGCGCCGGTCCCGCGCCGATGATGCAGGCGGCTGCGGGCTGGGAGGCCTTCGCCATCTCGCTGGAGACGCAGGCCGACGAGTTGGCCGCCAGCCTGTCGTCGCTGGCTCAGATGTGGCAGGGCCAGGGCAGCGAGCGTGCCATCACCGCATCGATGCCGATGGTGCTCTGGCTGCGGATGCTGGCGTTGCAGGCGCAGAAGCGGGCGCTGCAGGCATCCGCACAGGCGACCGCTTATTCGGCCGCGCTGACGACCACCCCGCCGCTGCCGGAGATCGAGCTGAACCATGTCACCAACGCGACGCTCAACGCGACCAACTTCCTCGGTGTGAACACCGTCCCGATTGCGGTGAACGAGGCCGATTACGTACGCATGTGGGACCAGGCGGCGGCGGTGATGAGCGCCTATCAGGCCGAGACCTCGTTGAACGCGACGTTCGAGCCGATCACCCCGCCCAAGCCGATAGTCATACCCGGCGCCGCGGAGAGTGCGATGGCCGTGGGGATGGCGGGCGCGGCACCGATGATGGCCGGGGCCGCGGTGCGAAACGCGACCTTCCTCAAGGTCAGCGGCCAGGGCAAGTTCGAGGAGGTCAACCAGAAGGCGGGCCGGGCCGAACAGATGGCACAGCAGGCCGCCAACCAGGGACGGTCTCAGACGGACCCGGGCCAGATGATGCAGCAGGCCCCTCAGCAGGGCATGCAGATGGGCATGCAGATGGCGTCCCAGCTGGGCTCCACGCTCGCCCAGGCACCGCAGCAGATGATGCAGGGAGTGACGCAGCCGTTCCAGGCGCTCTCCCAACCGCTGCAGCAGGTCTCGTCGATGTTCGGCCAGATGGGTGGCCTGGGCGGCAACAACGGTGCGCAGGTCGGGATGTTGGGCGCGACCCCGTTCTCCAACCACCCCGCGATCGGGGGCACCGGAGCCGCGGCCGGATCGGGCCTGGTCCGAGCGGCTTCGCTGCCGGGGGCAGGCGGCACTGCCGCACGCACACCGTTGATGTCCAACCTCGTGGGCAAAGAGCTCGCGATGAGCCCGGTGGCAGTCGGCGCCGGCGCCGGGCCGGGTGTCGCCGCGGGCGGGCTGGCACCTGTCGGTGCCGGCGGGGGCGGGATGGGCGGCCCGATGGGGATGCTCGGTCAGCGGGGAAGGAGCGGCGGGAACAAGAACGGACTCAACGCCCCGGCACCACTGGAACACGACCTCAACGAGGACGAAGAGGACGACTGGTGA
- the eccCb gene encoding type VII secretion protein EccCb: MTIEPEQKVLREVVLNQLTTGENHAYRMWLPPLADPTPVNELVARDYDRRPLRIGLGVMDEPRRHRQEVWGIDVATAAGNIAVGGAPQTGKSTFLQTLILSAAASHTPRQLQFYCVDMGGGGLMYIEDLPHVGGVATRAEPDRVNRVVAEVKAVLRQREQTFKQYRVGSMADYRQMREDPGKPASADPFGDVFLVIDGWPAFAAEFPDLEAVVQDLAGQGLAYGVHVVISTPRWTELKARVRDYLGTKVEFRLGDVNETQVDRITREIPMNRPGRAVSTEKHHLMIGVPRLDGVHSVEGLVPAMSAAVQEIAARHTDEAPRVRVLPERIHLHQLDQDPPGPEADYRTRWTIPVGVREADLTVAHSHMYTSPHHLIFGAPKSGKTTIAHAVARAICARNSPEQVRFMVADYRSGLLEAVPETHLLAAGAINRNHTALEAAIKALATNLTKRLPPADLTPSQLRSRSWWTGPDIVLLVDDWHMIVAAGGMMSPMAPLSPLLPAAADIGLHIVVTCQMSQAHRATMDKFVGAAYGAGTPTMFLSGEKQDFPSREILVKKRPPGQAFFVTPDGKEVIQAAYVDPPEELVFEAPSNGG, from the coding sequence GTGACGATCGAGCCGGAACAGAAAGTGCTGCGCGAAGTGGTGCTCAATCAGCTCACCACCGGCGAGAACCATGCCTACCGAATGTGGCTGCCGCCGTTGGCCGACCCCACGCCGGTCAACGAACTGGTCGCCCGCGACTACGACCGTCGCCCGCTGCGGATCGGGTTGGGCGTCATGGACGAACCGCGGCGTCACCGGCAGGAGGTGTGGGGCATCGACGTCGCAACAGCGGCCGGCAACATCGCCGTCGGTGGCGCCCCGCAGACGGGCAAGTCGACGTTCCTGCAGACGCTGATCCTGTCTGCTGCGGCGTCGCACACCCCGCGGCAGTTGCAGTTCTACTGCGTCGACATGGGTGGCGGCGGTCTGATGTACATCGAGGATCTGCCGCACGTCGGTGGTGTCGCCACACGAGCCGAACCCGACCGCGTCAACCGGGTGGTCGCTGAGGTCAAAGCCGTTCTGCGGCAGCGGGAGCAGACGTTCAAGCAGTATCGGGTCGGCTCGATGGCCGACTACCGGCAGATGCGCGAGGATCCAGGCAAGCCGGCCTCGGCGGACCCGTTCGGTGACGTGTTCCTGGTCATCGACGGCTGGCCGGCCTTCGCCGCGGAGTTCCCCGATCTCGAGGCCGTGGTCCAGGATCTCGCCGGACAGGGACTGGCCTACGGCGTGCACGTGGTGATCTCCACCCCGCGCTGGACGGAACTCAAAGCGCGAGTGCGCGATTACTTGGGCACCAAGGTGGAGTTCCGCCTCGGCGACGTGAACGAGACCCAGGTGGACCGGATCACCCGCGAGATTCCGATGAACCGGCCTGGACGCGCCGTGTCGACCGAGAAGCATCACTTGATGATCGGGGTGCCCCGACTCGACGGCGTCCACAGCGTCGAGGGTCTGGTGCCCGCGATGTCGGCCGCGGTTCAGGAGATCGCGGCACGCCACACCGATGAGGCTCCACGGGTGCGGGTCCTGCCAGAACGGATCCATCTGCACCAACTCGATCAGGACCCTCCGGGTCCGGAGGCCGACTACCGCACCCGTTGGACCATCCCGGTCGGCGTGCGCGAGGCGGATCTCACCGTGGCGCACAGTCACATGTACACCAGTCCGCATCACCTGATCTTTGGTGCGCCCAAGTCCGGCAAGACCACCATCGCGCACGCGGTGGCGCGCGCGATCTGTGCGCGCAACAGCCCGGAACAGGTGCGGTTCATGGTCGCCGACTATCGGTCTGGGCTGTTGGAGGCGGTGCCGGAGACGCACCTGCTGGCCGCCGGAGCGATCAACCGCAACCACACGGCGCTGGAGGCGGCGATCAAGGCGCTGGCCACGAACCTGACCAAACGGCTACCGCCGGCAGACCTGACACCGTCGCAGCTTCGGTCACGTTCCTGGTGGACCGGACCCGACATCGTACTGCTGGTCGATGACTGGCACATGATCGTGGCGGCCGGAGGAATGATGTCGCCCATGGCGCCTCTGTCGCCGCTGCTGCCCGCCGCTGCCGACATCGGTCTACACATCGTCGTCACGTGTCAGATGAGCCAGGCGCATCGCGCCACCATGGACAAGTTCGTCGGTGCCGCCTACGGCGCGGGGACGCCCACGATGTTCCTCTCCGGCGAGAAACAAGATTTCCCATCGAGGGAGATTCTTGTCAAGAAAAGGCCGCCTGGGCAGGCATTCTTTGTGACCCCGGATGGGAAAGAAGTGATTCAAGCGGCCTATGTGGATCCGCCGGAAGAATTAGTGTTCGAAGCACCCTCCAACGGCGGTTAG
- a CDS encoding PE domain-containing protein — MQPLSHNAGAAGVGGQVVANGARGLATGTAATTAVSALAPAGADEVSATAAIMFASEGVQTMGINAMAQEELARAGATVIEIAGVYQAVDGENGATLA; from the coding sequence ATGCAACCACTGAGCCACAACGCGGGCGCCGCCGGCGTCGGAGGTCAGGTCGTCGCCAATGGTGCGCGGGGTCTCGCCACCGGTACCGCGGCTACAACGGCGGTCTCCGCGCTTGCTCCGGCGGGCGCGGACGAAGTGTCGGCCACGGCGGCCATCATGTTTGCCTCGGAGGGTGTGCAGACCATGGGGATCAACGCGATGGCGCAGGAGGAGCTGGCCCGCGCCGGCGCCACCGTCATCGAGATCGCCGGTGTCTACCAAGCTGTTGACGGCGAAAACGGCGCGACGCTGGCCTGA